A window from Solanum stenotomum isolate F172 chromosome 5, ASM1918654v1, whole genome shotgun sequence encodes these proteins:
- the LOC125864085 gene encoding pectinesterase-like, which translates to MAMDNFCGNIMTLFISATIVVCAQSQLITETSYNAIVSKDGTENFNTIAGAILAAPDHSVKPFIIKIKKGTYQEYIRVDKKKTNIFLIGEGMNTTIITGNRSFVDGNRTYDTATVGVAGNGFIAQDITFRNNAGPIKHQAVALRVDANLVSFYKCRFDGYQDILYVKRQRQFYRDCEIYGTIDFICGDATAVFQNCLIEARTPMARQYNTITAQDRELESLPIGIVLQNCTIKATRDLEKLNNVTTFLGRPWGIFSRTVIMESYIDNLIDPRGWVEWIESANKSVVSLRPYYLEYKNRGPGAVTKGRVTWASVTTDPNIASNFTVRNFINGDQWIPANIPHYLDLS; encoded by the exons ATGGCCATGGATAATTTTTGCG GGAATATAATGACGTTGTTTATCTCTGCAACTATAGTTGTATGTGCTCAAAGTCAACTGATAACGGAAACATCTTATAACGCAATTGTTTCTAAAGATGGAACCGAAAATTTCAACACAATTGCTGGAGCAATATTGGCGGCCCCTGATCACAGTGTCAAGCCATTCatcataaaaattaagaaaggcACGTATCAGGAATATATTAGAGTTGATAAAAAGAAGACTAATATATTCCTAATTGGAGAAGGGATGAATACTACGATAATAACGGGTAATAGAAGTTTTGTCGATGGCAACCGAACCTATGACACCGCAACCGTCG GGGTCGCTGGCAATGGCTTCATAGCCCAAGACATAACTTTTAGAAATAATGCCGGACCCATAAAACATCAGGCTGTGGCATTACGAGTTGACGCAAATTTGGTGTCCTTCTATAAATGTCGTTTCGACGGGTATCAAGACATCTTGTATGTGAAAAGGCAACGTCAGTTCTACCGCGATTGTGAAATCTATGGCACCATAGATTTTATATGTGGTGACGCAACAGCTGTGTTCCAAAACTGCTTGATTGAAGCTCGCACTCCAATGGCGAGGCAATATAACACAATCACAGCGCAAGATAGAGAGCTCGAGTCCTTGCCAATTGGAATAGTGCTTCAAAACTGCACTATAAAGGCTACCCGCGATTTGGAGAAATTGAACAACGTCACGACATTTTTAGGTCGGCCATGGGGTATATTTTCTAGGACTGTGATAATGGAAAGTTATATCGATAACTTGATAGATCCTAGAGGATGGGTTGAGTGGATTGAATCGGCAAATAAATCTGTTGTTAGCCTCCGACCATATTATCTGGAGTATAAGAATAGAGGGCCGGGTGCTGTCACGAAGGGACGTGTGACATGGGCATCCGTCACTACAGATCCTAATATTGCATCAAATTTCACGGTTAGAAACTTTATCAACGGTGACCAGTGGATTCCCGCAAATATCCCTCATTACTTAGATTTATCTTGA